In one Helicoverpa zea isolate HzStark_Cry1AcR chromosome 5, ilHelZeax1.1, whole genome shotgun sequence genomic region, the following are encoded:
- the LOC124630417 gene encoding serine protease inhibitor swm-1-like, with translation MSKYTCLVVFSCCLVLCVGHKAVCGPNEELQCIQSCPPQVTCANRHIATSCLYTGDSCEHTCVCKGNLIRNDAGECIPVSQCENCVLANEFFECGSACDNECATLATQNRTHCPIKNIMCNRQCYCEDGYARDKDGYCIPVEECPK, from the exons ATGTCGAAGTATACGTGTCTCGTTGTTTTTTCCTGTTGTCTCGTGTTGTGTGTCGGGCATAAAGCCg TATGTGGACCAAATGAAGAGTTGCAGTGCATACAGTCGTGCCCCCCTCAAGTGACTTGTGCGAATCGTCACATAGCAACGAGCTGTTTATATACAGGCGACTCTTGTGAACATACGTGTGTGTGCAAGGGTAATCTCATAAGGAACGATGCAGGCGAATGTATACCTGTATCTCAGTGTG aaaactgtgTACTTGCTAATGAGTTCTTCGAATGCGGGAGTGCATGTGACAACGAGTGTGCGACCTTAGCCACTCAGAATAGAACCCACTGTCCTATCAAGAACATTATGTGCAACCGCCAGTGCTACTGTGAGGATGGGTACGCGAGGGACAAAGATGGGTACTGCATACCGGTAGAAGAATGCCCTAA ataa
- the LOC124630670 gene encoding zonadhesin-like, which produces MYRFILLCCCVVLCAGYNEACGPNADIRCVQPCPPEKTCRNRDIQYYCLQSIQSCEFKCVCNEGYLRNAAGECVTVDKCERLCEDNEMFTDCKTPCRPDTCLSLVVPPKCDYRERCYEGCVCRPDFYRKANDSPCVPICECDEWKDTEDCTPSTVGSLVYKYLDINMRSLVVVFFCCVAVTAARNIEELFSDFGILGGPQLNNDCGPNEVYDCVYPCPPLKTCADREEYSCPDVEMSCAFQCVCKPGFYLNKPGGECVTEKQCNKCPGEHEHYACGGPCDDVCSILHVQNKTTCAFTECQPSCYCDDGYARNDSGICIPIEECPLTVVQDIEERPTDDPMMTDIPISQENNDCGPNEVYDCVYPCPPLKTCADREEYSCLEEEMFCDFQCVCKPGFYLNKPGGVCVSEKQCNKCPGEHEHYACGGPCDDVCSTLHVQNKTTCAFTECQPSCYCDDGYARNDSGICIPVEECRTVFTKLDGGPHLASTLTVVQDIEERPTDDPMMTDIPISQENNGCEPNEVFDCVYSCSPQKTCGDHEAYCPDVVMGCDFQCVCKPGFYLNKPGGVCISEEQCNKCPGEHEHYACGGPCDDVCSTLHVQNKTTCAFTECQPSCYCDDGYARNDSGNCIPMEECDEPSCGQNEEYTDCINPCLNETCSVIGNQEKCDSKIPCKPGCVCKEGYFRKNQDSSCEPACSCPEKKDSPDCLPWQTWFILPPIKYL; this is translated from the exons ATGTACAGGTTTATCTTGTTGTGCTGCTGTGTCGTGTTGTGTGCTGGTTATAACGAAg CATGTGGACCAAATGCAGATATACGTTGTGTGCAACCGTGCCCCCCTGAAAAGACTTGCAGAAACCGCGACATACAATATTATTGTCTCCAGAGTATCCAATCATGCGAATTCAAATGTGTTTGCAATGAGGGATACCTAAGGAATGCTGCAGGCGAATGTGTAACTGTTGACAAATGTG AACGTCTTTGTGAAGATAACGAAATGTTTACCGACTGCAAGACTCCTTGTCGCCCTGACACGTGTCTGTCTCTGGTAGTCCCGCCAAAATGTGACTACCGCGAAAGGTGTTATGAAGGATGTGTGTGCAGACCTGATTTCTATAGGAAAGCTAACGACTCCCCCTGCGTGCCAATATGCGAATGCGATGAATGGAAGGATACAGAAGATTGTACGCCTTCAACGGTTGGAAGTTTGGTGT ataaatatttagaCATCAACATGAGATCATTGGTCGTGGTATTTTTCTGCTGTGTAGCGGTGACTGCTGCTAGGAACATCGAAGAACTTTTCTCCGATTTTGGTATCCTTGGAGGACCCCAATTGAATAATG ATTGTGGGCCAAACGAAGTGTATGACTGCGTTTATCCATGTCCTCCACTGAAGACTTGTGCAGACCGTGAAGAATATTCTTGTCCTGATGTAGAAATGTCCTGTGCATTCCAATGTGTCTGCAAACCGGGATTCTACTTGAACAAACCGGGCGGCGAGTGTGTCACAGAAAAACAGTGCA ACAAATGTCCTGGTGAGCACGAACACTATGCTTGCGGGGGGCCATGCGACGATGTTTGCAGCATACTACATGTTCAGAACAAGACTACTTGTGCCTTCACTGAATGCCAACCTTCTTGCTACTGTGATGACGGATACGCAAGAAATGACTCTGGAATCTGCATACCTATTGAAGAATGCC CGTTGACTGTTGTTCAGGACATCGAAGAACGTCCTACCGATGATCCGATGATGACCGATATCCCAATTTCCCAAGAGAATAATG ATTGTGGGCCAAACGAAGTGTATGACTGCGTTTATCCATGTCCTCCACTGAAGACTTGTGCAGACCGTGAAGAATATTCTTGTCTTGAGGAAGAGATGTTCTGTGATTTCCAATGTGTCTGCAAACCGGGATTCTACTTGAACAAACCGGGCGGCGTGTGTGTCTCAGAGAAACAATGCA ATAAATGTCCTGGTGAGCACGAACACTATGCTTGCGGAGGGCCATGCGACGATGTTTGCAGCACACTACATGTTCAGAACAAGACTACTTGTGCCTTCACTGAATGCCAACCTTCTTGCTACTGTGATGACGGATACGCAAGAAATGACTCTGGAATCTGCATACCTGTTGAAGAATGCC GTACAGTGTTCACCAAACTTGATGGCGGCCCGCACCTAGCTTCAA CGTTGACTGTTGTTCAGGACATCGAAGAACGTCCTACCGATGATCCGATGATGACCGATATCCCAATTTCCCAAGAGAATAATG GTTGTGAGCCAAACGAAGTGTTTGACTGCGTTTATTCATGTTCTCCACAAAAGACTTGCGGGGACCATGAAGCCTATTGTCCTGATGTAGTAATGGGCTGTGATTTCCAATGTGTCTGCAAACCGGGATTCTACTTGAACAAACCGGGCGGCGTGTGTATCTCAGAAGAACAATGCa ACAAATGTCCTGGTGAGCACGAACACTATGCTTGCGGGGGGCCATGCGACGATGTTTGCAGCACATTACATGTTCAGAACAAGACTACTTGTGCCTTCACTGAATGCCAACCTTCTTGCTACTGTGATGACGGATACGCAAGAAATGACTCTGGAAACTGCATACCTATGGAAGAATGCG ATGAACCCAGCTGTGGACAAAATGAAGAATATACGGATTGCATAAATCCTTGTTTGAATGAAACTTGTTCTGTGATTGGGAACCAAGAAAAATGTGACAGCAAAATTCCTTGCAAACCGGGCTGTGTTTGCAAGGAAGGCTACTTCAGAAAAAATCAAGATTCTTCTTGCGAACCTGCTTGTTCATGCCCAGAAAAAAAAGATTCACCTGATTGCCTTCCTTGGCAAACTTGGTTTATATTGCctccaataaaatatttgtga
- the LOC124630596 gene encoding aspartate--tRNA ligase, mitochondrial: protein MLSRNLCLYRNTVKYCSVSSCCMKTSVNTHRQRTFANISYEFPQHENITYNRSSFVKKSLHGTKQLVDEVPEDINCNTFTYRTHTCGELRPEHGGKKVTLCGWVQFSRLSKFLLLRDAYGLTQCIVNNDNINLSDIPLETVVKIEGTVALRPKDMINQTMATGEVEVIIDKLDILNSVDMLPFNLRNYQKPKEQLRLQHRYVDLRFPEMQHNLRVRSHMLHNMRRFLIESHGFVEVETPTLFCRTPGGAREFVVPTHHEGLFYSLVQSPQQFKQMLMSGGVDRYFQVARCYRDETTRPDRQPEFTQLDIELSFTNLDGVLTMIEELLYSTFVKSLPKPPFKRITYREALTNYGTDKPNLTYDLKFINLKKLFPEKSNDENFRAYALPYTKEIGKLTTKYKEKIREFAKKHSCKVVLSENITKELGTDVGRSIQSLVKDSDATIIALGEDENACLCLGEIRELIASLLKSNNMLQVKSDIEPLWVVDFPLFLKGENGLETCHHPFTSPHPADLHLLDSEPLKVRSLAYDIVMNGNEIGGGSVRVHNAELQEKILRILNIDPLTLSHFLNALKCGCPPHAGIALGIDRLVTLACNAESIREVIAFPKSHDGRDPLSGAPNSISEEDKKYYHITTVK from the coding sequence atgctgtCTAGAAACCTGTGTTTATATAGAAATACCGTGAAGTACTGCTCTGTATCATCATGCTGCATGAAAACTAGTGTTAATACGCACCGGCAGAGAACATTTGCTAACATTAGCTACGAATTTCCGCAACATGAGAACATAACCTATAACCGATCGAGTTTTGTGAAGAAAAGTCTGCACGGAACGAAACAGCTCGTTGATGAGGTACCAGAAGATATAAACTGCAATACATTTACGTATAGAACACATACATGTGGTGAGTTAAGGCCTGAACATGGGGGCAAGAAGGTCACTCTTTGTGGTTGGGTGCAGTTTTCAAGATTATCCAAGTTTCTCCTTCTAAGAGACGCTTACGGCTTAACACAGTGTATAGTGAACAATGACAACATAAATTTATCTGACATTCCTTTAGAAACTGTTGTCAAAATCGAGGGCACTGTAGCATTGAGACCTAAAGACATGATCAATCAAACCATGGCTACCGGAGAAGTAGAAGTTATTATTGATAAACTTGACATACTTAACTCTGTAGATATGCTGCCGTTTAACCTTCGCAACTACCAGAAACCTAAGGAACAACTGAGATTACAACATAGATATGTTGATTTGAGGTTTCCCGAAATGCAGCATAACTTGAGAGTGCGTTCACACATGCTGCATAACATGAGGAGGTTTCTGATTGAAAGTCATGGATTTGTTGAAGTTGAGACTCCCACATTGTTCTGCAGAACTCCTGGAGGAGCAAGAGAGTTTGTAGTGCCGACCCATCATGAGGGGCTCTTCTACTCTCTAGTACAAAGTCCACAGCAGTTCAAGCAAATGCTCATGTCTGGAGGTGTTGATAGATACTTCCAAGTAGCAAGATGTTACAGAGATGAGACAACTAGACCAGACAGACAGCCTGAATTCACTCAGTTGGATATAGAACTCTCTTTCACTAACTTAGATGGCGTTTTAACCATGATTGAAGAGTTACTCTACAGCACATTTGTGAAATCACTTCCAAAACCACCATTCAAAAGAATTACTTATAGAGAAGCTTTGACTAATTATGGTACAGACAAACCTAACTTGACTTATGACTTGAAATTCATTAATCTAAAGAAATTATTCcctgaaaaatcaaatgatgaaaaTTTTCGTGCCTATGCATTACCATATACTAAGGAAATTGGTAAATTAACAActaaatacaaagaaaaaattagAGAATTTGCCAAAAAGCATTCATGTAAAGTAGTTTTGAGTGAAAATATCACAAAAGAATTGGGTACTGATGTCGGCAGAAGTATTCAGAGTTTAGTCAAAGACTCAGATGCTACTATCATTGCTCTAGGTGAAGATGAAAATGCTTGCTTATGTTTAGGTGAAATAAGAGAGTTGATAGCATCACTATTAAAGTCTAATAACATGCTACAAGTCAAATCAGACATTGAACCGTTATGGGTTGTAGACTTCCCATTATTTTTGAAAGGTGAGAATGGTTTAGAAACTTGCCATCATCCATTCACATCTCCCCATCCTGCCGACTTGCATTTGCTGGACTCGGAACCATTAAAAGTTAGGTCTTTAGCTTATGATATAGTAATGAATGGTAATGAAATTGGTGGTGGGTCAGTGCGTGTGCACAATGCGGAATTACAAGAGAAGATATTGAGGATTTTGAATATTGATCCGTTAACGTTATCACATTTCTTGAATGCTTTGAAATGTGGATGTCCTCCTCATGCTGGCATTGCTCTGGGTATTGATAGACTAGTCACATTAGCATGTAATGCAGAATCAATAAGAGAAGTGATTGCATTCCCTAAATCTCACGATGGAAGGGATCCTTTATCGGGAGCACCAAATAGTATAAGTGAAGAAGACAAAAAGTATTACCATATTActactgtaaaataa
- the LOC124630434 gene encoding probable RNA-binding protein 46 codes for MEEQRSMTQKLLDLMQETGYPLVQHNGQRKFGPPPNWVGPAPPKGCEVFIGKLPREIFEDELVPVFAKIGKIYEMRLMMDFSGSNRGYAFVTYTNKADASTAVKELNGYEIRPKRHIGVVKSVDNCRLFVGNIPKTKTKEEVLEELSKRVGGIVDLILYKNCYDKRLNRGFAFVEFTSHRAAAMARRALVPGCVKIWDQELMVDWAEPEPDVDDEQMQKVKVLYVRNFQIRTTPDTIQSVFESAIKNQVERVKKIYDYAFIHFFKREHAELAMKMLQNAEIDGSNIEIRWAKPVVREIYRIQKLNRGNAKFNNCFNLSQTLLMYRQQMENNTHISSPKEDEGIGSATAGESPCGSPSDSPNYSYAPKDQYPLAPAKLESMCKRYMWVPPVYNFQKYSDPIHSELWVGKVELPHVGLPLISPPRRFGPLATRPCLSMQQAQIEAAETALQVIKMLKASHIQQSMPPQPPLAPVYPPIMSPMQTCVNLPYDYMNPPSTLFQPGPVPLPMPIWRNA; via the exons ATGGAAGAACAACGGTCTATGACGCAGAAACTCCTCGACCTGATGCAGGAGACAGGGTACCCCTTGGTCCAGCACAACGGTCAAAGGAAGTTCGGGCCGCCCCCAAACTGGGTGGGCCCCGCGCCCCCGAAAGGCTGCGAAGTCTTCATCGGCAAGCTGCCCAGAGAAATCTTCGAAGATGAACTGGTTCCCGTATTCGCAAAGATCGGTAAGATTTACGAAATGCGTCTCATGATGGATTTTTCGGGATCCAACCGTGGCTACGCGTTCGTTACCTATACCAATAAAGCTGACGCCTCCACGGCCGTGAAAGAGCTGAACGGCTACGAGATCAGGCCGAAGCGACACATTGGCGTCGTGAAGTCTGTGGATAACTGCCGTCTCTTCGTCGGTAATATTCCGAAGACGAAGACCAAGGAAGAAGTTCTGGAGGAGCTTTCGAAGCGCGTGGGTGGCATTGTGGACCTGATTCTGTACAAGAACTGCTATGACAAGAGGCTGAACCGCGGTTTCGCTTTCGTGGAGTTTACCTCGCACCGAGCGGCGGCCATGGCGCGGCGAGCCCTGGTGCCTGGCTGCGTGAAGATTTGGGACCAAGAACTGATGGTGGACTGGGCCGAACCTGAACCAGATGTTGACGATGAGCAGATGCAAAAA GTGAAGGTGCTCTATGTAAGGAACTTTCAAATAAGGACTACACCAGACACCATCCAATCGGTATTTGAGTCTGCAATCAAAAATCAAGTTGAACGAGTTAAGAAAATTTATGACTATGCTTTCATTCACTTCTTCAAACGTGAGCATGCTGAGTTGGCAATGAAGATGCTTCAGAATGCAGAGATTGATGGTAGCAATATTGAAATAAGATGGGCAAAACCAGTTGTTCGTGAGATATACCGCATTCAGAAATTGAACAGAGGCAATGCAAAATTTAACAACTGTTTCAACTTGTCCCAAACACTCTTGATGTACAGGCAACAGATGGAAAATAATACTCATATTTCTTCTCCCAAAGAAGATGAAGGTATAGGGTCAGCCACTGCAGGAGAGTCCCCTTGTGGTTCACCATCAGACTCGCCTAACTACTCATATGCTCCCAAGGACCAATACCCATTGGCTCCAGCTAAGCTTGAATCAATGTGTAAAAG GTACATGTGGGTACCACCTGTATACAACTTCCAGAAGTACTCGGACCCTATCCACTCTGAGCTATGGGTAGGAAAAGTTGAACTACCACATGTTGGTCTGCCCCTGATCTCTCCGCCACGTCGCTTTGGACCTTTGGCTACACGACCCTGTCTGTCAATGCAACAGGCGCAAATTGAAGCTGCTGAAACTGCATTGCAAGTAATAAAG ATGCTGAAAGCCAGCCACATTCAGCAGTCGATGCCGCCGCAGCCGCCACTCGCGCCTGTCTACCCTCCCATCATGTCACCAATGCAGACCTGCGTCAACCTGCCATATGATTACATGAACCCACCGTCAACCCTCTTTCAACCGGGGCCTGTACCGCTCCCTATGCCAATATGGCGAAATGcttga
- the LOC124630304 gene encoding vesicular glutamate transporter 1 isoform X2 gives MANKQDYDYTYTPLWTGNEEQSKDHQMSWCFWRRRRLVVAILAFFGFFNVYALRVNLSVAVVAMTEPVETKLENGTIVYIPEFDWSSQTKGLVLSSFFYGYLITQLPGGWLAAKIGGNRVFAIGIGATSLLTLFTPPLAHTSTALLIAVRVVEGLFEGVTYPCIHAVWSRWAPSSERARLATFAFSGSYAGTVVSMPICSLLAHYTGWPGIFYVFGLSGLIWTTIWWLVVKESPEKDPHISPAELKYIQDSRGTQAVEGSKIRHPWKAMLTSGPVWAIVMAHFSENWGFYTLLTFLPTFMQDVFKFETSQTGFLSAVPYLAMAIVLQVAGHAADWLLRRGIMSRTNIRKLFNCGAFLSQTVFMVAAAYSTTVTGCIVFLTIAVGLGGFAWSGFSVNHLDIAPPHASVLMGLSNTIATLPGIISPPLAGSIVTDKTADQWRIVFFISSAIYLLGAAVYGVLCSAELQPWVLELDTDASFDTDADTLSTPAGLDNKGLEYQNDM, from the exons AGAGCAGTCCAAAGACCATCAGATGTCATGGTGCTTCTGGCGGCGGAGACGGCTGGTGGTAGCGATACTGGCATTCTTCGGGTTCTTCAACGTTTACGCGCTGAGGGTGAACCTGTCAGTTGCCGTGGTCGCCATGACAGAACCTGTGGAGACTAAGCTGGAAAATGGCACTATTGTTTAT ATTCCAGAGTTTGACTGGAGCTCTCAAACCAAGGGTCTGGTGTTGAGTTCCTTCTTCTACGGGTACCTGATCACGCAGCTGCCTGGCGGCTGGCTCGCGGCTAAAATAGGAGGTAACAG GGTGTTCGCGATAGGCATTGGCGCGACATCTTTGCTGACTCTTTTCACACCGCCGCTTGCGCATACCAGTACTGCGCTCTTGATTGCTGTTCGAGTTGTCGAGGGATTATTTGAG GGTGTGACATACCCGTGCATCCACGCAGTATGGTCCCGCTGGGCGCCGAGCTCGGAGCGGGCTCGACTGGCAACCTTCGCGTTCAGCGGCAGCTACGCCGGCACTGTGGTGTCCATGCCCATATGTTCTCTGTTAGCTCACTATACTGGCTGGCCGGGGATATTCTATGTTTTTG GTCTTTCGGGTTTAATATGGACGACGATTTGGTGGCTCGTCGTAAAGGAATCTCCTGAGAAAGACCCTCACATCAGTCCTGCCGAACTTAAATACATACAG GACTCCCGCGGCACTCAAGCAGTGGAAGGCTCAAAGATCCGTCACCCGTGGAAGGCGATGCTAACATCGGGGCCGGTGTGGGCGATCGTCATGGCACACTTCAGTGAAAACTGGGGCTTTTATACGCTGCTTACGTTCTTACCTACTTTTATGCAAG ATGTATTCAAATTCGAGACATCACAAACCGGCTTCTTATCGGCCGTGCCGTACCTAGCGATGGCGATAGTACTGCAAGTCGCCGGCCACGCGGCTGACTGGCTGCTACGAAGAGGAATCATGTCTAGGACTAATATTAGGAAGCTGTTTAACTGCGGGGCTTTTTTGTCACAG ACGGTATTCATGGTAGCGGCGGCTTACTCGACTACTGTAACAGGGTGTATAGTGTTCCTGACAATTGCAGTCGGTCTCGGAGGATTTGCCTGGTCTGGATTCAG CGTGAACCACTTGGACATAGCGCCGCCTCACGCCAGCGTGCTCATGGGCCTGTCCAACACCATCGCCACTCTGCCCGGCATCATCAGTCCGCCGCTCGCTGGATCTATTGTTACTGATAAG ACAGCAGACCAATGGCGCATAGTATTCTTCATCTccagcgccatctatctacTCGGAGCTGCCGTGTACGGCGTCCTCTGCTCCGCCGAGCTACAGCCCTGGGTACTCGAGCTCGATACCGACGCCAGCTTCGATACCGATGCCGACACGCTGTCAACGCCCGCCGGACTCGATAACAAGGGGCTGGAGTACCAGAATGATATGTAA
- the LOC124630304 gene encoding vesicular glutamate transporter 1 isoform X1, translating to MNEDNTVSDDMKRQAAMFYNSTQREQSKDHQMSWCFWRRRRLVVAILAFFGFFNVYALRVNLSVAVVAMTEPVETKLENGTIVYIPEFDWSSQTKGLVLSSFFYGYLITQLPGGWLAAKIGGNRVFAIGIGATSLLTLFTPPLAHTSTALLIAVRVVEGLFEGVTYPCIHAVWSRWAPSSERARLATFAFSGSYAGTVVSMPICSLLAHYTGWPGIFYVFGLSGLIWTTIWWLVVKESPEKDPHISPAELKYIQDSRGTQAVEGSKIRHPWKAMLTSGPVWAIVMAHFSENWGFYTLLTFLPTFMQDVFKFETSQTGFLSAVPYLAMAIVLQVAGHAADWLLRRGIMSRTNIRKLFNCGAFLSQTVFMVAAAYSTTVTGCIVFLTIAVGLGGFAWSGFSVNHLDIAPPHASVLMGLSNTIATLPGIISPPLAGSIVTDKTADQWRIVFFISSAIYLLGAAVYGVLCSAELQPWVLELDTDASFDTDADTLSTPAGLDNKGLEYQNDM from the exons AGAGCAGTCCAAAGACCATCAGATGTCATGGTGCTTCTGGCGGCGGAGACGGCTGGTGGTAGCGATACTGGCATTCTTCGGGTTCTTCAACGTTTACGCGCTGAGGGTGAACCTGTCAGTTGCCGTGGTCGCCATGACAGAACCTGTGGAGACTAAGCTGGAAAATGGCACTATTGTTTAT ATTCCAGAGTTTGACTGGAGCTCTCAAACCAAGGGTCTGGTGTTGAGTTCCTTCTTCTACGGGTACCTGATCACGCAGCTGCCTGGCGGCTGGCTCGCGGCTAAAATAGGAGGTAACAG GGTGTTCGCGATAGGCATTGGCGCGACATCTTTGCTGACTCTTTTCACACCGCCGCTTGCGCATACCAGTACTGCGCTCTTGATTGCTGTTCGAGTTGTCGAGGGATTATTTGAG GGTGTGACATACCCGTGCATCCACGCAGTATGGTCCCGCTGGGCGCCGAGCTCGGAGCGGGCTCGACTGGCAACCTTCGCGTTCAGCGGCAGCTACGCCGGCACTGTGGTGTCCATGCCCATATGTTCTCTGTTAGCTCACTATACTGGCTGGCCGGGGATATTCTATGTTTTTG GTCTTTCGGGTTTAATATGGACGACGATTTGGTGGCTCGTCGTAAAGGAATCTCCTGAGAAAGACCCTCACATCAGTCCTGCCGAACTTAAATACATACAG GACTCCCGCGGCACTCAAGCAGTGGAAGGCTCAAAGATCCGTCACCCGTGGAAGGCGATGCTAACATCGGGGCCGGTGTGGGCGATCGTCATGGCACACTTCAGTGAAAACTGGGGCTTTTATACGCTGCTTACGTTCTTACCTACTTTTATGCAAG ATGTATTCAAATTCGAGACATCACAAACCGGCTTCTTATCGGCCGTGCCGTACCTAGCGATGGCGATAGTACTGCAAGTCGCCGGCCACGCGGCTGACTGGCTGCTACGAAGAGGAATCATGTCTAGGACTAATATTAGGAAGCTGTTTAACTGCGGGGCTTTTTTGTCACAG ACGGTATTCATGGTAGCGGCGGCTTACTCGACTACTGTAACAGGGTGTATAGTGTTCCTGACAATTGCAGTCGGTCTCGGAGGATTTGCCTGGTCTGGATTCAG CGTGAACCACTTGGACATAGCGCCGCCTCACGCCAGCGTGCTCATGGGCCTGTCCAACACCATCGCCACTCTGCCCGGCATCATCAGTCCGCCGCTCGCTGGATCTATTGTTACTGATAAG ACAGCAGACCAATGGCGCATAGTATTCTTCATCTccagcgccatctatctacTCGGAGCTGCCGTGTACGGCGTCCTCTGCTCCGCCGAGCTACAGCCCTGGGTACTCGAGCTCGATACCGACGCCAGCTTCGATACCGATGCCGACACGCTGTCAACGCCCGCCGGACTCGATAACAAGGGGCTGGAGTACCAGAATGATATGTAA